The genomic segment AGTGCGTGGCGGCGTAGGCGATGCCCAGACCGAGCGCGGCGAATGCGACTGCTTCCCACATGTACGGGGTCCTTCCCGAGGGGGCCGACCGTTGCATAACGGTCCTACCCCTTCGGGGAGCCGGACAAAACGGAGGGCCCGCACCCGATTACGGGTGCGGGCCCTCCGTGTCGTCACATCGACGCGCCGAAGCCGACCTTCCGGCTGGCGGGCTGGCCGATCTCCACGTACGCGAGCTTGGCTGCCGGGATGAGGACCTTGTGGCCGTTCTCGTCCACCAGGCTCAGGAGCGGGGACGTGCCGGAGATGGCGTCCGCGACCGCCTTCTCGACCTCCTCGGCCGACTGCGCGCTCTCGATGCTGATCTCGCGCGGCGCGTGCTGCACGCCGATCTTGACCTCCACGGCTCTGTACCTCCAGGTCTGGCGGTGTGCGCGTCTTCGCGCCGTACGCAGGAAACACTAGCCGGGCTCTGAGGCGTGGAATCCGAAGATGATGAACGCCGGTAGCGAACAGCGACGGGGAATAACCGGCGGTGCCCGTCCGCCGGGGACGTCAGCGGTGGCCGGCGGCCGTCAGTGGTGGCCGTCCGTGCCGTGCAGCGGGAAGCCGGCGATACCGCGCCAGGCCAGCGACGTCAGCAGGTTGACGGCGGTGTCGCGGGGGATCTGGCTGTTGCTGGAGAGCCAGTAGCGGGCCACGACCTGGGAGACGCCGCCGAGGCCGACGGCCAGCAGCATCGACTGTTCGCGGGGCAGCCCGGTGTCCTCCGCGATGACCTCGCAGATCGCCTCGGCGCATTCCAGCGAGACCTTGTCGACGCGCTCGCGGACCGCGGGCTCGTTCGTCAGGTCCGACTCGAAGACC from the Streptomyces sp. RKAG293 genome contains:
- a CDS encoding DUF3107 domain-containing protein, which produces MEVKIGVQHAPREISIESAQSAEEVEKAVADAISGTSPLLSLVDENGHKVLIPAAKLAYVEIGQPASRKVGFGASM